A genomic stretch from Ureibacillus composti includes:
- the menB gene encoding 1,4-dihydroxy-2-naphthoyl-CoA synthase: protein MTRQWTSLHTYEDIKYEFYNGIAKITINRPEVRNAFRPKTVEEMIDAFSRARDDKNIGAIILTGEGDMAFCSGGDQKVRGHGGYVGEDEIPRLNVLDLQRLIRVIPKPVVAMIAGYAIGGGHVLHVVCDLSIAAENARFGQTGPRVGSFDAGYGSGYLARIVGHKKAREIWYLCRQYDAQQALEMGLVNTVVPLEQLEDETVKWCEEMLEMSPTALRFLKAAMNADTDGLAGLQQMAGDATLLYYTTDEAKEGRDAFKEKRKPDFGQFPRFP, encoded by the coding sequence TTGACTAGACAATGGACAAGCTTACATACTTACGAAGACATTAAGTATGAGTTCTATAACGGTATTGCAAAGATTACAATTAATCGTCCAGAAGTGCGCAATGCATTTCGTCCGAAAACAGTAGAGGAAATGATTGATGCATTTTCTCGCGCTCGCGATGATAAAAATATTGGTGCCATTATTCTTACAGGTGAAGGTGACATGGCATTCTGTTCAGGCGGAGACCAAAAAGTACGTGGTCACGGTGGTTACGTAGGGGAAGATGAAATCCCACGTTTAAACGTGTTAGATTTACAACGTTTAATCCGTGTTATTCCTAAACCAGTTGTTGCCATGATTGCGGGTTATGCAATTGGTGGAGGACATGTATTGCATGTTGTTTGTGACCTTTCAATTGCGGCTGAAAACGCTCGTTTCGGTCAAACAGGTCCTCGCGTAGGTTCGTTTGATGCAGGTTATGGTTCTGGCTATTTAGCTCGTATCGTAGGACATAAAAAAGCACGTGAAATCTGGTACTTATGTCGTCAATATGACGCACAGCAAGCACTTGAAATGGGCTTAGTAAACACAGTTGTTCCTCTAGAGCAATTAGAAGACGAAACAGTAAAATGGTGTGAAGAAATGCTTGAAATGTCACCAACTGCTCTTCGCTTCTTAAAAGCTGCTATGAATGCAGATACAGATGGTTTAGCAGGTCTACAACAAATGGCTGGCGACGCTACACTTCTTTACTACACAACTGATGAAGCTAAAGAAGGCCGTGACGCATTCAAAGAAAAACGCAAACCAGACTTTGGTCAATTCCCAAGATTCCCTTGA
- the menH gene encoding 2-succinyl-6-hydroxy-2,4-cyclohexadiene-1-carboxylate synthase, protein MITDLVRGIRVNFQVWNEEGHETIVLLHGFTGSIKTWELLSKQLPSSIRIIAIDLLGHGKTGAPTDASRYSMSEQIEDLECLFQQLKLQRFTLLGYSMGGRVALSYAVSYPDRIKHLILESASPGLDSKEEQEARIKADELLANKIEQFGIENFVNQWENIPLFSSQKKLPLEVQQAIREERLGQTEIGLANSLRGMGTGAQTSLWNELERISFPVYLITGELDQKFCRIAKLMKERIPKAEQIIVSNVGHAIHVENSTQFATIVKKVFSK, encoded by the coding sequence ATGATAACTGATCTAGTACGAGGGATACGAGTTAACTTTCAAGTTTGGAATGAGGAAGGTCATGAAACAATTGTGTTGTTGCATGGCTTTACAGGAAGTATAAAAACTTGGGAACTATTATCAAAGCAACTTCCATCATCAATACGCATTATTGCTATTGATTTATTAGGTCATGGAAAAACAGGTGCACCTACTGACGCATCTAGATACTCTATGTCCGAACAAATAGAAGATTTAGAATGCTTATTTCAACAATTAAAATTACAACGGTTTACGTTACTTGGTTATTCAATGGGTGGGAGAGTGGCACTTTCATATGCTGTTTCTTACCCGGACCGAATAAAACATCTGATATTAGAAAGTGCATCCCCAGGTTTGGACTCTAAGGAAGAGCAAGAAGCGAGAATAAAGGCTGATGAACTTCTTGCTAACAAAATTGAGCAATTTGGAATTGAGAATTTTGTAAACCAATGGGAGAATATACCGCTATTTTCTTCTCAAAAGAAATTGCCATTAGAAGTACAACAAGCTATTCGAGAAGAGAGACTAGGGCAAACTGAAATCGGTCTGGCAAATAGTCTACGTGGTATGGGAACAGGCGCACAAACGTCTTTATGGAATGAACTTGAACGCATATCTTTTCCTGTTTATTTAATAACAGGAGAATTGGATCAAAAGTTTTGCCGAATTGCAAAATTAATGAAAGAGCGAATACCAAAAGCTGAACAGATCATAGTAAGTAATGTTGGACATGCAATTCATGTGGAAAATTCGACACAATTTGCTACAATAGTAAAGAAAGTGTTTTCAAAATAG
- the menD gene encoding 2-succinyl-5-enolpyruvyl-6-hydroxy-3-cyclohexene-1-carboxylic-acid synthase, which translates to MSDRKILTDYVYKIVASLMQSGVQDVVISPGSRSTPLAYGFASTEALNVYRQVDERSAAFFALGIAKAKGQPVVLLCTSGTAAANYYPAIVEAKYARVPLIVITADRPHELREVGAPQAINQIRLYGEQVKWSAEFPIPDEAKQTLPFIERHIARGVNIAITAPMGPVHLNVPFREPLLIDFQQTLPEASFQKSYIGMCLPSEDAVNTFTSIINETQKGFVIIGELSLGTDVHYLWSFIRKLKWPVLVESLSNMRSSIPEDCMPYIISTYDALLRSDTFKEKVLTETVIRFGAQPVSKFLTIFLTNYIPKNYIVIDEDPMFRDSTTVATHSIQATVGEWLSDLPIKCNITQEQYLTSWRTGEDIAVRHISEYVNHHSDEGAMVRQLLELLPDGSDLFVSSSMPIRDIDTFLTPTKKDIQIFANRGANGIDGVMSTALGFSMTRKNRDMYLLIGDLAFLHDVNALIATRYQNCKITVIVMNNDGGGIFSYLSQSTVEEYYEDLFGTPTALQFNDVANMYDMEYIKIKNNKELSTLLFEHQQVNPLRLIEIFTDRKENVLAHRTLWQQIISEIKA; encoded by the coding sequence ATGAGTGATCGAAAAATATTAACCGATTATGTTTACAAAATTGTTGCCTCATTGATGCAAAGTGGAGTTCAAGATGTTGTGATTAGCCCTGGATCACGCTCTACTCCTTTAGCATATGGCTTTGCATCAACAGAAGCATTAAATGTTTATAGACAAGTGGATGAGCGTTCCGCAGCATTTTTTGCTTTAGGTATTGCGAAAGCAAAAGGCCAACCAGTCGTACTTTTATGTACTTCAGGTACTGCAGCAGCCAATTATTATCCTGCAATAGTAGAAGCAAAATATGCTCGAGTGCCTTTAATTGTTATAACTGCAGATCGTCCTCATGAATTACGTGAGGTTGGTGCACCACAAGCTATTAATCAAATTAGACTATACGGGGAACAAGTGAAATGGTCAGCTGAATTTCCAATTCCAGATGAAGCCAAACAAACGCTTCCCTTTATTGAACGACATATTGCACGTGGTGTAAATATTGCAATAACTGCACCAATGGGGCCTGTACATTTAAATGTACCTTTCCGTGAGCCATTGTTGATTGACTTTCAACAAACGTTACCTGAAGCTTCATTTCAAAAAAGCTATATAGGTATGTGTTTACCATCAGAAGATGCTGTTAATACTTTTACGTCCATCATTAATGAAACACAGAAAGGATTCGTCATCATTGGGGAGCTTTCGTTAGGTACTGATGTTCATTACTTATGGTCGTTTATACGTAAATTAAAATGGCCAGTATTGGTTGAAAGTCTTTCAAATATGAGGTCAAGTATCCCTGAAGATTGCATGCCGTACATAATCTCAACGTATGATGCACTATTAAGAAGTGATACGTTTAAAGAAAAGGTCTTAACGGAAACTGTTATTCGTTTTGGTGCTCAACCGGTATCTAAGTTTTTAACAATTTTCTTAACTAACTATATTCCTAAAAATTATATTGTCATTGATGAAGATCCGATGTTCCGTGATTCAACAACTGTTGCAACACATTCGATTCAAGCAACAGTCGGGGAATGGTTATCTGATTTACCCATTAAGTGCAATATAACTCAAGAGCAATATTTAACTAGTTGGAGAACTGGAGAAGATATTGCAGTTCGACATATTTCAGAATACGTTAACCACCATTCTGATGAAGGGGCAATGGTACGTCAATTACTTGAGTTATTACCAGATGGTAGTGACCTATTTGTAAGTAGTAGCATGCCAATCAGAGATATAGATACATTCTTAACCCCAACGAAAAAGGATATCCAAATCTTTGCAAACCGAGGCGCTAATGGGATAGATGGTGTAATGTCTACAGCATTAGGTTTTAGCATGACAAGAAAAAATCGTGACATGTATTTATTAATTGGTGACTTGGCGTTTTTACATGACGTTAATGCGCTCATTGCAACAAGATATCAAAACTGTAAAATTACTGTCATTGTCATGAATAATGACGGTGGAGGAATTTTCTCATACTTATCTCAATCAACAGTTGAAGAATATTATGAAGATTTATTTGGTACACCAACTGCACTTCAATTTAATGATGTTGCCAATATGTATGATATGGAATATATAAAAATCAAAAATAATAAAGAGTTGTCTACACTTCTTTTTGAACATCAACAAGTGAACCCATTACGTCTCATCGAAATCTTTACAGATCGAAAAGAGAATGTTCTAGCTCATAGAACTCTTTGGCAACAAATTATTTCGGAGATAAAAGCATGA
- a CDS encoding isochorismate synthase, translating into MHQKWFKATEVESSSFNSKASFYIETIEVSRLSALAFFAAGESKYKGQRFFWQNREKTLTIVGLGHAYVLENNKGLNRFNHIEEDWKKLTKNIVKEEREAQPILFGGFTFDPENGHKGEWEGFPEAFFAVATFQLTIQHDKAYVSIHLITDQDNSASIFDSLRKERDYLIHAAQVRELKTYEKPLPTNYHELYKDEYLESIQKVTGHIKSKEAEKVVIARSLSMEFDDMVTSPQILSHVIHEQPESYLFGLERENLLFFGASPERLVKVVDGQAYSSCVAGSIKRGKTAEEDHALGQILLNDAKNLGEHQYVVEMIVNTFAKNCLEYKVPKNPKLLKIRDIQHLFTPVEGKLSPNATILQLVKSLHPTPALGGVPRQEALAIIRQYEPMNRGLYAAPIGWIDAEGNGEFAVAIRSAALIDHKAYLYAGGGIVADSEPISEYEETLVKFRPMLRALGGEINE; encoded by the coding sequence ATGCATCAAAAGTGGTTTAAAGCCACGGAGGTAGAGTCAAGCTCTTTTAACTCAAAAGCATCCTTCTATATTGAAACAATTGAAGTTAGTCGATTATCAGCTTTAGCATTTTTTGCAGCAGGAGAATCTAAATATAAAGGTCAACGCTTTTTTTGGCAAAATCGGGAGAAAACACTAACAATTGTCGGTTTAGGACATGCCTATGTTCTAGAAAATAATAAAGGTTTAAATCGGTTTAACCATATAGAAGAAGATTGGAAAAAGTTAACGAAAAACATTGTGAAGGAAGAACGAGAAGCACAACCTATCCTTTTTGGAGGATTCACATTCGATCCAGAAAACGGGCATAAAGGAGAATGGGAAGGGTTCCCAGAGGCCTTTTTTGCAGTAGCGACTTTTCAATTAACAATCCAACATGATAAAGCTTATGTAAGTATACATTTGATTACTGATCAGGATAATAGTGCAAGTATTTTTGACTCTTTACGTAAGGAACGAGATTATTTAATCCATGCAGCACAAGTTAGAGAATTAAAAACTTATGAAAAACCATTACCAACAAATTATCATGAACTATATAAAGACGAGTATTTAGAATCTATTCAAAAAGTAACAGGGCACATAAAATCAAAAGAAGCTGAAAAAGTAGTAATTGCTCGTTCTTTATCGATGGAATTTGATGATATGGTTACTTCACCGCAAATTCTCTCTCACGTCATTCACGAACAACCTGAAAGTTATTTGTTCGGTCTTGAACGGGAGAATCTTTTATTTTTCGGTGCATCACCGGAAAGACTTGTAAAGGTCGTTGATGGACAGGCTTATTCTTCTTGTGTCGCAGGTTCTATTAAAAGGGGAAAAACTGCTGAGGAAGATCATGCCTTAGGTCAAATTTTATTAAATGATGCGAAAAACTTAGGCGAGCATCAATATGTAGTTGAAATGATTGTTAATACGTTCGCAAAAAATTGCCTGGAGTATAAAGTACCGAAAAACCCTAAACTTTTAAAGATTAGGGATATTCAGCATCTCTTTACACCAGTTGAAGGAAAGCTTTCACCAAACGCAACTATTTTACAGTTAGTGAAATCGCTTCATCCTACGCCAGCATTGGGTGGAGTTCCTAGACAAGAGGCACTTGCAATTATTCGTCAATATGAACCCATGAACCGTGGTTTATATGCAGCACCGATTGGGTGGATTGATGCTGAAGGAAATGGTGAATTTGCCGTTGCAATTCGTTCCGCAGCATTAATAGACCATAAAGCTTACTTATATGCAGGGGGAGGAATCGTTGCGGATTCTGAGCCTATTTCTGAATACGAAGAAACATTAGTTAAATTTCGACCAATGTTGCGTGCTTTGGGAGGAGAAATAAATGAGTGA
- a CDS encoding dipeptidase, with protein MHIIDLHCDVLDKLTRLENSDFIQDERLQASFERLKKGNVKVQVFAIFIHPRIPQHLKFQEALKQVEAFYDKVLQFPDVIHITDWKQIDQLQEGQIGAVLSLEGLDAIGDDLEKLLVLLNAGVKLVGLTWNYENTVAYGALEDPKKGLKPFAKQVIQLLNERDIIVDVAHLNEQGFFDVLGIAKHLIASHSNSRALCDHTRNLTDGQLRALVAHGGRIHVVFYPPFIEENSKNTTVEKLIEHIIFLKNIVGIENIGLGSDFDGIDLFVENLTNAEDFPNLIRELQNRLSDEEVELIAWKGFKNFVNQI; from the coding sequence ATGCATATTATTGATTTACACTGTGATGTATTAGATAAATTAACTCGATTAGAAAATAGTGACTTCATTCAAGACGAAAGACTTCAAGCAAGTTTCGAACGGTTAAAAAAAGGTAATGTTAAAGTTCAGGTATTTGCTATATTCATTCATCCTAGAATTCCACAACATTTAAAGTTTCAGGAAGCATTAAAGCAAGTGGAGGCTTTTTATGACAAGGTTCTGCAATTTCCAGATGTTATACACATTACTGATTGGAAGCAAATTGATCAATTACAGGAAGGTCAAATAGGAGCTGTTTTAAGTTTAGAAGGACTAGATGCTATTGGGGATGATCTTGAAAAGTTATTAGTCTTATTAAATGCAGGGGTTAAGCTTGTCGGATTAACTTGGAATTATGAAAATACTGTTGCATATGGAGCCCTAGAGGACCCAAAAAAAGGACTAAAGCCATTTGCTAAACAGGTCATTCAATTACTTAATGAACGAGATATAATTGTCGATGTAGCCCATTTAAATGAACAGGGATTTTTTGATGTATTAGGTATAGCAAAACATTTAATTGCTAGCCATTCTAATTCTAGAGCGTTATGTGATCATACGAGGAATTTAACAGATGGACAATTACGTGCATTAGTTGCACATGGTGGTAGAATTCATGTTGTGTTTTACCCACCATTTATTGAAGAAAATTCAAAAAATACGACAGTAGAAAAATTGATTGAGCATATTATCTTTTTGAAAAATATAGTGGGTATTGAAAATATTGGATTAGGTTCAGATTTTGATGGTATTGATTTATTTGTTGAAAATTTAACGAATGCCGAGGATTTCCCTAATTTAATTCGAGAATTGCAGAATAGGTTATCAGACGAAGAAGTGGAATTAATTGCTTGGAAGGGTTTTAAAAACTTTGTCAATCAAATATAA